The Gammaproteobacteria bacterium genome segment GATCTCCTCGGGCTGGGTGGTGGGAACGAGCAGCACGGCAATCTGGCTGCCCTGCTTTTTCTCAAACACGGCCAGCGTCTGTTCGAGTTCCGTCTTTTGCCGCGCCGACAGCGTCTCCGTCAAATCCGTAACCCGCGCCGCTAGCGCCGGCACCGGAACCTGCGCAAACGCCGCGCCCGCAAACAGCAGGCACCAACAGGTCGCAAGCCACAAACCGGCTGCCCGTGCGTGCTTCAACGTGTGTGGCACTATTGCGCGCCCTGTCCCGCCGGGCTCGAAAAATCCACGGTGGGCGGCTGCGAAATCGCTTCTTCGTTCTCCACGGTAAAGCTCGGCTTGGTGTCGTGACCGAACACCATCGCGGTCAGATTGCTGGGGAAGGAACGTACGGTAACGTTGTAATTCCGCACCGCCTCGATATAACGGTTGCGCGCGACAGTGATGCGATTTTCGGTGCCTTCCAGTTGCGCCTGCAGATCGCGGAACAGCGAACTGGAGCGTAGTTGTGGATAGTTCTCCGAGACCACCAGCAGTCGCGACAGCGCGCCCGATAACTCGCCCTGCGCCTGCTGGAAACTCGCGAACGCCTGTTCGTCCTCGATCAGTTCCGGCGTGGCCTGAATGGAACCGACCCGGGCCCGCGCGTTGGTGACTTCGGTCAGCACCTCGCGCTCCTGGCTGGCGAAGGCCTTTACAGTGTTGACCAGGTTGGGCACCAGATCGGCGCGGCGCTGATACTGATTCAACACCTCGGCCCAGGCCGCCTTGATCTGCTCGTCGCCGG includes the following:
- a CDS encoding LemA family protein produces the protein MRKFYIALVLILSLSGCGYNMLQSGDEQIKAAWAEVLNQYQRRADLVPNLVNTVKAFASQEREVLTEVTNARARVGSIQATPELIEDEQAFASFQQAQGELSGALSRLLVVSENYPQLRSSSLFRDLQAQLEGTENRITVARNRYIEAVRNYNVTVRSFPSNLTAMVFGHDTKPSFTVENEEAISQPPTVDFSSPAGQGAQ